In the genome of Deinococcus ruber, one region contains:
- a CDS encoding vanadium-dependent haloperoxidase yields the protein MPSAPPPLRRRIFPVAALSGVLMLTLTSCPEKITVPVSTVCTLSEADWQAIEAPAHSQARVWDELALHAIRNVLPQPTAHARTLFHLSAAMYDVWASYDGAAQGVFSHEKHSGSPAQLDEALNYAAHRVLKARYGTLVPGLATCFDTHLKHLGLDSANSDVTGDSAAAIGNRTGQAVLSAAANDGANEAGNYADTSGYTFLNAPLQPEFPGTTLNAPDHWQRLLLQTPFTQNSIPQSGPQTFMGAHWGSVQPFAMHRSGAFYHDTGPAPSVSNPLMRTRWIPDSLRRQAELDPASAVMLDTSPGAIGNNPLGSDAGSGHPLNPATGQPYAPNVVRQADYGRVLAEYWADGPRAETPPGHWNVIANQVADDPAFVRRMQGTGQPLGALEWDVKLYLALNGALHDAAISAWEIKRQTDTGRPISLIRYLAAQSAAGGAGLIPEAGLIEERGGTLQVRGWHPGTGVVWEDPLTWVPYQLSNFVSPAFPAFVSGHSTFSRAAAEVLTTLTGSAFFPGGLHEFVAPPSYLKTDRPSNTAEVRLQWATYADAADQAGQSRIWGGIHLEPDDLTGRRIGHLVGLDAVNLALRYFAGNAP from the coding sequence TTGCCTTCCGCTCCCCCTCCACTGCGGCGACGCATCTTCCCGGTAGCAGCGCTGAGCGGCGTGCTGATGCTGACCCTGACGAGCTGCCCGGAGAAGATCACCGTGCCCGTCAGTACCGTCTGCACGCTCAGCGAGGCCGACTGGCAGGCCATCGAAGCCCCGGCGCACTCGCAGGCACGGGTGTGGGACGAACTGGCCCTGCATGCCATCCGCAATGTGTTGCCGCAGCCCACCGCCCATGCCCGGACGCTGTTTCACCTGTCGGCGGCCATGTACGACGTGTGGGCCAGCTACGACGGCGCGGCGCAGGGTGTCTTCAGCCACGAGAAACACAGCGGCAGCCCGGCGCAGCTCGACGAAGCGCTGAACTATGCCGCCCACCGAGTCCTGAAGGCCCGGTACGGCACCCTCGTGCCGGGTCTGGCGACCTGCTTTGACACGCACCTGAAGCACCTCGGACTCGACTCCGCCAACTCGGACGTAACGGGCGATTCTGCCGCCGCCATCGGCAACCGCACCGGGCAGGCTGTGCTGAGCGCTGCCGCCAACGACGGAGCCAACGAAGCGGGCAACTACGCCGATACCAGTGGCTACACGTTCCTCAACGCGCCGCTTCAGCCTGAGTTTCCCGGCACCACCCTGAACGCTCCCGATCACTGGCAACGCCTGCTGCTGCAAACACCATTTACCCAGAACAGCATTCCTCAGAGCGGCCCGCAGACCTTTATGGGTGCCCACTGGGGCAGCGTCCAGCCGTTTGCCATGCACAGGAGCGGGGCGTTTTACCACGACACAGGGCCAGCACCCAGCGTCAGCAATCCGCTGATGAGGACACGCTGGATTCCCGATTCGCTGCGCCGTCAGGCCGAACTCGATCCGGCCTCTGCGGTGATGCTCGATACCTCGCCCGGAGCTATCGGCAATAATCCGCTGGGCAGCGACGCGGGCAGCGGGCATCCTCTCAACCCGGCTACCGGCCAGCCCTACGCTCCCAATGTGGTGCGGCAGGCCGATTATGGGCGGGTTCTCGCGGAGTACTGGGCCGATGGGCCACGCGCCGAGACGCCGCCGGGACACTGGAACGTGATCGCCAATCAGGTGGCCGACGACCCCGCCTTTGTGCGCCGCATGCAGGGCACCGGACAGCCGCTCGGCGCACTGGAATGGGACGTGAAACTGTACCTCGCGCTGAACGGGGCACTGCACGACGCCGCCATCAGCGCGTGGGAAATCAAACGTCAGACCGACACGGGCCGCCCGATCTCGCTGATCCGGTATCTGGCCGCTCAGAGCGCCGCCGGAGGGGCTGGCCTGATTCCCGAAGCCGGTCTGATCGAGGAACGCGGCGGCACGCTTCAGGTCAGGGGGTGGCATCCGGGTACCGGCGTCGTGTGGGAAGACCCGCTGACCTGGGTGCCGTACCAGCTCTCGAACTTCGTCAGCCCGGCCTTTCCGGCGTTCGTATCGGGGCATTCCACCTTCAGCCGCGCCGCCGCCGAGGTACTGACCACCCTGACCGGCTCGGCCTTCTTTCCGGGCGGGCTGCATGAATTCGTGGCTCCACCCTCGTATCTGAAAACTGACCGGCCTTCCAACACCGCCGAGGTGCGGCTTCAGTGGGCCACCTACGCCGACGCCGCCGATCAGGCTGGACAGTCGCGCATCTGGGGCGGCATCCACCTCGAACCCGACGATCTGACGGGCCGCCGCATCGGGCATCTGGTAGGGCTGGACGCCGTAAATCTGGCGCTGCGCTACTTTGCGGGCAACGCGCCTTAG
- a CDS encoding mechanosensitive ion channel family protein, which produces MFPSLLTTLSKPVIWLELAFIVLVGFALWRLGVVLLRLLSQHVHARLVRSLKILWAIVAAYATVAAAVHGLGLSEVPLLYDHGERIIETFRASAGQVIVMAAIAVIAWNLVTFTSRRVVPESNVTDFTRRNVRVQTLVGVIEGSLRLVIVLLVGISILQALGVNAAALLAGVSVLGLAVGFGAQSLIKDVFTGFFILLEDQYGVGDVISVNNSTLSGGVERLTLRYTSLRAMDGTVHIIPNGQILTVSVSSKDWSQVVATVEVTYAANINDALRVLGKISQELYDDPEWRPKFLAEPDIHGVSNLTPDGVQLRALYKVLPKSQWALGREFNRRIKIAMDQAGIDIPSPQRSSSILLSGAPLTVHLVKDAPQQQTPPLDLRKASSEAERQQSPFPPSETRDPDSNAPDTAEHDSERD; this is translated from the coding sequence ATGTTTCCTTCTCTGCTGACGACCCTCTCGAAACCGGTCATCTGGCTGGAACTGGCGTTCATCGTGCTGGTGGGCTTTGCGCTGTGGCGGCTGGGCGTGGTGCTGCTGCGCCTGCTGTCGCAGCATGTCCATGCGCGGCTGGTCCGGAGCCTGAAGATTCTGTGGGCCATCGTGGCGGCGTATGCCACCGTTGCCGCTGCCGTTCATGGTCTGGGCCTCAGCGAAGTGCCGCTGCTGTACGACCACGGCGAACGGATTATCGAAACCTTCCGGGCCAGCGCCGGGCAGGTCATCGTGATGGCCGCCATCGCAGTGATCGCCTGGAATCTGGTGACGTTCACCTCACGGCGGGTGGTACCCGAATCCAACGTGACGGATTTTACCCGGCGCAACGTGCGCGTGCAGACGCTGGTGGGCGTGATCGAGGGCTCGCTGCGGCTGGTGATCGTGCTGCTGGTGGGCATCAGCATCTTACAGGCGCTGGGCGTGAACGCGGCGGCGCTGCTGGCAGGCGTGTCGGTGCTGGGGCTGGCCGTTGGTTTTGGCGCTCAGAGTCTCATCAAAGATGTATTCACCGGCTTTTTTATTCTGCTGGAAGACCAGTACGGCGTGGGAGACGTGATCTCAGTCAACAACAGCACCCTGAGCGGCGGTGTCGAGCGCCTGACGCTGCGCTATACCTCGCTGCGGGCGATGGACGGCACGGTTCACATCATTCCCAACGGCCAGATTCTGACGGTCAGCGTGAGCAGCAAGGACTGGTCACAGGTGGTCGCCACCGTCGAGGTGACGTATGCCGCCAACATCAACGATGCGCTGCGGGTACTGGGCAAGATTTCGCAGGAGCTGTACGACGACCCGGAGTGGCGTCCCAAGTTTCTGGCGGAACCCGACATTCACGGCGTCAGCAACCTGACCCCCGACGGCGTGCAGCTGCGGGCGCTGTACAAGGTGCTGCCCAAGTCGCAGTGGGCGCTGGGCCGCGAGTTCAACCGCCGTATCAAGATCGCGATGGATCAGGCGGGCATCGACATTCCCTCGCCGCAGCGCAGCAGCAGCATCCTGCTGTCGGGTGCGCCGCTGACGGTTCATCTGGTCAAGGACGCGCCGCAGCAGCAAACGCCCCCACTCGATCTTCGCAAGGCCAGCAGCGAGGCGGAGCGTCAGCAGTCTCCATTTCCGCCCTCCGAGACCCGCGACCCCGACAGCAATGCCCCGGACACCGCCGAGCACGACAGCGAGCGAGACTGA
- the ftsH gene encoding ATP-dependent zinc metalloprotease FtsH has protein sequence MRSLVVRLCFSVVLGLSLPGAATLSFAQGVPAKTAAAQAAQQGVGSDAQGFPGQSYAASSFFADVKAGRITAVTLQGDGSASVTFLDGQPRQFVVLPPDARTLTALREARVPVTVLGNGSPFDWITAVLPLVLAVLILLVLWRSMRGTQGGGGAASFGRSKATVHSEGQVKVSFAEVAGADEAKADLVEVVDFLKHPERYHTLGARIPHGILLVGPPGSGKTLLARAVAGEARVPYFSISGSDFVEMFVGVGAARVRDLFEQAKKQAPCIVFIDEIDAVGRKRGSGMNGGNDEREQTLNQLLVEMDGFQSQHDIIILAATNRPDVLDAALLRPGRFDRQVVVDAPDVRGREMILKIHARKKPLDPAVDLNMVARQTPGMVGADLENLLNEAALLAARENRKRITMRDVDEARDRVLMGPERRSMVINEADRRVTAYHEVGHALAAQLLPHADRVAKLTVVPRGRAAGYMMPLREDRVHYVRAVLEDMIAVALSGRAAEQVVFGEVTTGAQNDFQQATNIARRMVTTWGMSDRLGKVSLASDESVYLGGGMQPANYSQSTARIIDEEVSQLIARQYERALHLLREHLPRLHVIVPELIHRETLTGEEFSTLLAGGVLDDLPAVIPPEGGLGGASLA, from the coding sequence ATGCGCTCATTGGTCGTCCGGCTGTGCTTCAGTGTGGTTCTCGGTCTGTCGCTGCCGGGCGCGGCGACGCTCTCGTTCGCGCAGGGGGTTCCCGCCAAGACCGCAGCGGCCCAGGCCGCGCAGCAGGGCGTCGGGTCAGACGCGCAGGGCTTTCCGGGTCAGAGCTATGCAGCCAGCAGTTTCTTTGCAGACGTGAAGGCGGGCCGTATCACGGCGGTAACGCTCCAGGGCGACGGCAGTGCCAGCGTCACTTTTCTCGACGGGCAGCCACGCCAGTTCGTGGTGTTGCCCCCCGACGCACGCACGCTGACCGCGCTGCGAGAAGCGCGGGTGCCCGTGACCGTGCTGGGCAACGGGTCGCCCTTCGACTGGATCACGGCGGTGCTGCCGCTGGTGCTGGCCGTCCTGATTCTGCTGGTGCTGTGGCGCAGCATGCGGGGCACGCAGGGCGGCGGCGGGGCAGCCAGCTTCGGGCGGAGCAAGGCGACGGTACACAGCGAGGGGCAGGTGAAGGTGAGTTTCGCCGAAGTCGCCGGGGCCGACGAAGCCAAAGCCGATCTGGTGGAAGTGGTGGACTTCCTCAAGCACCCCGAGCGCTATCACACCCTCGGTGCCCGCATTCCCCACGGCATCCTGCTGGTCGGCCCTCCCGGCAGCGGCAAAACCCTGCTGGCCCGCGCCGTCGCTGGTGAAGCCCGCGTGCCGTACTTCAGCATCTCCGGCTCCGATTTCGTTGAGATGTTCGTGGGTGTCGGGGCCGCCCGCGTCCGCGACCTGTTCGAGCAGGCCAAGAAACAGGCCCCCTGCATCGTTTTCATCGACGAGATCGACGCGGTGGGCCGCAAGCGCGGCAGCGGCATGAACGGCGGCAACGACGAGCGCGAACAGACGCTCAATCAGTTGCTGGTCGAGATGGACGGCTTTCAGAGTCAGCACGACATCATCATCCTGGCTGCCACCAACCGCCCCGACGTGCTGGACGCGGCGCTGCTGCGTCCGGGGCGCTTTGACCGTCAGGTGGTGGTGGACGCGCCCGACGTGCGCGGGCGCGAGATGATTCTGAAGATTCACGCCCGCAAGAAGCCGCTGGACCCGGCGGTGGATCTGAATATGGTGGCGCGGCAGACGCCGGGGATGGTGGGGGCGGATCTGGAGAATCTGCTGAACGAGGCGGCGCTGCTGGCGGCGCGGGAAAACCGCAAACGCATCACCATGCGCGATGTGGATGAGGCGCGGGACCGGGTGCTGATGGGGCCGGAACGGCGCAGCATGGTGATCAATGAAGCTGACCGGCGGGTGACGGCGTATCACGAGGTCGGCCATGCTCTCGCTGCTCAGCTCCTGCCCCACGCCGACAGAGTGGCAAAGCTGACGGTGGTGCCGCGTGGCCGGGCAGCGGGCTACATGATGCCGCTGCGCGAAGACCGGGTGCATTATGTGCGGGCCGTGCTCGAAGACATGATCGCGGTGGCCCTGAGCGGGCGGGCCGCCGAGCAGGTGGTATTTGGAGAAGTGACCACCGGGGCGCAGAACGATTTCCAGCAGGCCACCAACATCGCCCGGCGCATGGTGACGACCTGGGGTATGAGCGATAGGCTCGGCAAGGTATCGCTCGCCAGCGACGAGAGCGTGTATCTGGGCGGCGGCATGCAGCCCGCTAATTACAGCCAGTCGACTGCCCGCATCATCGACGAGGAGGTGTCGCAGCTGATCGCGCGCCAGTACGAACGTGCCCTCCATCTGCTGCGCGAGCATCTGCCCCGGCTGCACGTGATCGTGCCCGAGCTGATTCACCGCGAGACCCTGACCGGCGAAGAGTTCTCGACGCTGCTGGCGGGCGGCGTACTCGACGACCTGCCCGCCGTGATTCCGCCGGAAGGTGGGCTGGGCGGCGCGAGTCTGGCCTAA
- a CDS encoding DUF4384 domain-containing protein: MRTALIFGSLALGLSACAPSLRANLSVDYTRSNLIYSFQPDRGQGSTYFVGDTIRFQLATREAGYVTLVSLDPNGNSNVLVRNAYVNAGTTLFPRVQDGAASFSVAPPRGLQRVRAIFTRARPNLDLYFQGTYDQNRWNDATNNYVQSYNARDRDTQETVFYIR, translated from the coding sequence ATGCGTACCGCTCTTATTTTCGGCAGTCTGGCGCTGGGCCTGAGCGCCTGTGCGCCGTCCCTCCGGGCCAATCTCTCCGTCGACTACACCCGCTCCAACCTGATCTACAGCTTCCAGCCCGACCGGGGGCAGGGCAGCACGTACTTTGTGGGCGACACCATCCGCTTCCAGCTTGCCACCCGCGAAGCTGGCTACGTCACGCTGGTGAGCCTCGACCCCAACGGCAACAGCAACGTGCTCGTTCGCAATGCCTACGTCAACGCCGGAACCACCCTTTTCCCGCGTGTGCAGGACGGGGCCGCCAGCTTCAGCGTCGCCCCGCCCCGCGGCCTTCAGCGCGTCCGGGCCATCTTCACGCGTGCCCGCCCCAACCTCGACCTGTACTTTCAGGGCACCTACGACCAGAACCGCTGGAACGACGCCACCAACAACTACGTCCAGAGCTATAACGCCCGCGACCGCGACACCCAGGAAACGGTGTTCTACATCCGCTGA